In the genome of Spirochaetota bacterium, one region contains:
- a CDS encoding HDOD domain-containing protein, giving the protein MADKKIEIKDIPVMPQVATKILLLKEENLEISFKELGNIILLDPALTTKILKVSNSALYARQREIINLQQAITLLGFQTVKSLVLLICASNIFGKLKRKNLIRSGLSKTRSSEVDIWRHLVLTAFVAKNLATKLQYDQKKEDMFIAGMLHDIGRIVLLMNDYEGYNNFLEIMGREPERDILAIEESIFGYDHAEVGKNLLQKWNFPEELIDTVYQHHSGDIDSPHRKMVLIVALANIYSRILVDEPLPSHDIQMKEDYIKALSLAQDIDEYFTMHFLEDIKGDDLFNMSSDIIK; this is encoded by the coding sequence ATGGCTGATAAAAAAATAGAAATAAAAGATATACCAGTGATGCCGCAAGTAGCGACGAAGATACTTCTGTTGAAGGAAGAAAATCTTGAAATAAGTTTCAAGGAATTGGGGAATATTATCCTGCTTGATCCTGCTCTTACCACTAAGATTCTCAAGGTGTCCAATTCAGCACTCTATGCCAGGCAGAGAGAGATCATCAATTTACAGCAGGCAATAACACTGTTGGGATTTCAAACGGTTAAAAGTCTTGTATTGCTTATATGTGCATCAAATATATTTGGAAAGTTAAAGAGAAAAAATTTGATTAGATCTGGGCTATCGAAAACAAGATCTTCTGAAGTAGATATATGGCGTCATTTAGTGCTCACAGCATTTGTTGCAAAAAACCTGGCAACAAAATTGCAATATGATCAAAAAAAAGAAGATATGTTTATAGCTGGCATGCTGCATGATATAGGAAGAATTGTACTGCTTATGAATGATTATGAAGGTTATAATAATTTTCTAGAGATCATGGGGAGGGAGCCTGAGAGGGATATCCTTGCTATAGAAGAGAGTATTTTCGGTTATGATCATGCAGAGGTTGGGAAAAACTTATTGCAGAAGTGGAATTTCCCTGAGGAATTGATCGATACTGTTTATCAACATCATTCAGGGGATATTGATTCACCCCATAGAAAAATGGTCTTAATTGTTGCTCTCGCAAATATTTATTCGAGGATATTGGTCGATGAACCTTTACCATCTCATGATATTCAGATGAAAGAGGATTACATAAAAGCACTCTCACTTGCCCAGGATATTGATGAATATTTTACAATGCATTTTCTTGAGGATATTAAGGGTGATGATTTATTCAATATGAGTTCAGATATAATTAAATAA
- a CDS encoding aspartate ammonia-lyase, producing the protein MRVEKDSLGEKAIPENAYYSINTARSIENFIIGSEILPHDIIYAIVKLKLACAHANIELGNLERVKGQAIIRACDLILKGEFDAHFSVNVFQAGSGTSSNMNVNEVLANIACEELGTHRGDRNIVHPNDDVNKGQSTNNIFPSAIRIAVIELSKKLIKSLESLSKAFREKEKAFADVLKSGRTHLRDAVPITLGQEFGAYARAVEKDLHRIGKARESLYELGIGGNAVGTGVNTKKVFRFVIIQRLKTLTEEPFRVAENGIEATQFLTDIAELSSVLKLLSLDIQKIVNDLRLLSSGPNTGLGEIDLPPVEPGSSIMPGKINPSICEAVNMACIQVIGYDHTIALSCGAGQLELNTYMPLIGTNIVKSIIVLDDCCQSLVEKCISGIRVNRDICRDHFETSMGLATVLNPILGYDSVAELVKESLATKKMLKELILEKGIISESEWHKITMSSTEPESD; encoded by the coding sequence ATGAGAGTTGAAAAAGATTCATTAGGAGAGAAGGCTATCCCTGAAAATGCCTATTATAGTATAAATACAGCACGCTCCATTGAAAATTTTATAATAGGATCTGAAATATTGCCCCATGATATTATATATGCTATAGTAAAGTTAAAACTTGCATGTGCTCATGCCAATATTGAGCTTGGTAATCTGGAGCGAGTTAAGGGTCAGGCTATTATCCGGGCATGTGATCTAATATTAAAGGGAGAATTTGATGCCCATTTTTCTGTAAATGTATTTCAGGCAGGTTCCGGGACGTCCTCTAATATGAATGTAAATGAAGTGTTAGCTAATATTGCATGTGAGGAACTGGGAACACATCGCGGTGATCGAAATATAGTTCATCCTAATGACGATGTAAACAAAGGTCAATCCACTAATAATATATTTCCTTCTGCAATCAGGATTGCAGTTATTGAGTTATCAAAGAAACTTATTAAATCACTAGAGTCTCTTAGTAAGGCTTTTCGTGAAAAAGAGAAGGCGTTCGCTGATGTATTAAAGAGTGGGCGGACTCATCTTCGTGATGCTGTCCCAATTACCCTTGGACAGGAATTTGGAGCATATGCTCGTGCTGTTGAGAAAGACCTGCATCGAATTGGGAAGGCTCGTGAATCACTATATGAATTGGGTATAGGAGGGAATGCAGTTGGAACAGGTGTTAATACTAAGAAGGTGTTCCGTTTTGTAATAATTCAAAGGTTAAAAACTCTTACAGAGGAACCATTTAGAGTTGCGGAAAATGGAATTGAAGCAACTCAGTTCCTTACAGACATTGCTGAACTCTCTTCAGTTCTTAAGCTATTGAGCCTTGACATCCAAAAGATTGTAAACGACTTAAGGTTGCTAAGCTCTGGGCCAAATACTGGACTTGGTGAAATAGATCTGCCTCCTGTGGAGCCTGGATCTTCCATTATGCCGGGGAAGATCAATCCCAGTATATGTGAAGCAGTTAATATGGCCTGTATTCAAGTAATCGGTTACGATCATACAATAGCTCTATCCTGTGGAGCTGGGCAGCTTGAACTGAATACTTATATGCCGTTAATCGGAACCAATATCGTGAAATCCATTATAGTTCTGGATGATTGCTGCCAGTCTCTTGTTGAGAAATGTATTTCAGGAATAAGAGTTAATCGTGATATCTGCAGGGATCACTTTGAAACAAGTATGGGGCTTGCCACTGTCTTGAACCCTATATTGGGATATGACAGCGTTGCAGAGTTAGTTAAGGAATCATTGGCAACAAAGAAGATGCTAAAAGAACTGATACTTGAGAAGGGAATTATAAGCGAGAGTGAATGGCATAAAATAACTATGAGTTCTACTGAACCTGAAAGTGATTAG